One candidate division KSB1 bacterium genomic window, GACTTAAACCTGTTTAGAGATTTTGTCAAAGAGCGCAAAACCGAATTCATCGATGGCCCAACAGTGATGAGTTTCCAATATCACCTGAAAAAACAGCGCAACAACTCCGGCCCTTCCATCAACCGCAAAATCTTTACCCTCAGAAGCTATGGCCATTTCTTAAGGCTGCAGGAAGTTCCAAAAGCTGATAAGCTGCCGTTCTACGATGTACTCAAGGTCAGGGGCGGCTATCGACAACGACCTGATGCGCTCACACATGAGCAACTCAAAGAATTATTTGATAGCATTGACCGGACAAGCTTCTTGGGCATTCGTGACTATGCCGTCTATGCTTTAATGTATGACCTTGGTTTGCGTGTCGGCGAAATCTATAAGCTCAATGTCGAAGATATCGATTTGAAGAAGAAAACACTCACCGTGCTTGGCAAAGGTAAGCGCCGCCGTGAGCTTTACCTGAATCCGGAAATGCTGCAGGTGCTGTCTGAATGGCTGGCGGTGCGCCACAATTTTAAGAACAGTAAACTAACCCGGGCTTTGTTCATTTCAAAAAAGGGCAACCGGCTGGCGATCCGAACCACCGAAGACAATATGAGAAAGCTCGTCGACCGCCTCGATTTCAAGCTGCATTTCCGGGTGACTTGCCATACCCTGCGTCACACCTTTGCTTCGCATCTCAATGACAACGGCGAGGATATCCTGGTCATTCAGAGTCTCCTGGGTCACGCATCACCACGCAGCACGAGAATCTATATTCATCCATCACAACAACGCATTCGCGAAGCCCTGGAGAAACTGCCGGGAGTTATTTATCTGAATCAGTTACTGGATGCCGGCGTCCTAAACCTGAATTTTCAACCCCAACATCGACAAAGAGAATGAGCTGAGTAAAATACAACTGCAAACAGAATTTCAGTCAACGATGACAAAAGCGTCGTGGGAGTCGTACGCCCTGATATGCAAAATATGCTTTTTTACAACAAAATAGTTTGAATTCGTAGTCTTTATCACTACTTTTGTCCGGCAATCAAACAATTGGTGCCTTGCTGCTTCATCAACCTCCTTCAAGCACCTCTAATTGCGCCTAACTCGCCGACTTACTGCGGGGTTCGTTCCGCTTCACGCGCGGCGGGATTCAATGTGTGTAGCTTGCCCCAAAAATCAAATTCGAAAAATTCACTGATCTTTGCCAAAGTGCCACAGCCCCCCGTCGCTGTGCAAGCGGTTGTTATGTGGCGACAACTCGAATTCATTTTTTGTTTCTGCTTTAGATCTCAAAGAAATGTCCTTAGAATTCGAAATAACCTCGTACTTTTTTACAAAACTTATATCGTAAAATAGTTAATTGCCCTCAGTGAGCTGCTCGAACATAGTAGAGCCAATCGGCATGGTTGACGTTGCAATAACCGTGGTTAAAATCGACCGTCCAGGAACTTGAGGCGTTTCTTTGGTCGGCTGTCCAAATCCGGTCTTGTGTAACATCAAAATCAGTATTGATACATAAGCCTTCGTCGTTTTTCATCGGCTCGGTTAAGGACATAGCTTCTTCAAGTGTCGGTAGGCGCCAATTGTCATATCCGCCGTATTTTTCATTGTTAAGCGCAGTTATGTATTTCCGAGCTTTTGTAAGATTCTTCGCAGCTTCTTTAGAGCCGCTCTGCTGCCAGAGCAAACCCGTAGTGTGGTCAATCATTAACTTTCTTGTCCTGGATGTTATTCGCTTGTAAATATGCTGGATACCTTCTGCTTTCCAGTTTTCACGACAGTCAAAAAAAATTCTCTCCTTGAGCATTTTCTGCATATCTTCGCGTGCTAGGTTATTAATGGGTTGTGAGCGAAGCACTACAGGTTGCACTATGCCTTTCAGAGCCTCGCTGAGGGATCTTATCAGCTTCTTGAACCCACCCTGTTTATATAAATCTATCCTATGGGAATTACTGAATTCATGTACAAGTGGAGTTGCATAATCTTCAAGTCTCACCGGAATTAAATGATTACTTGCAGAGAGTTTGTTCCTCCATTCTTCTAGAGCTTCTCTAAATTCGTCTTGCACAATACCTTGGTAATTCATAGAATGCCTAGATAAACAAGCTAAAAAGAGAGCCGATTCCTTGATCGCCGCTTTTATTGCATCGCTCCAATCTTCGCCACCTGCCATGTCTTGACTATCCATCCAGGGTTTGAAACCAGCTTGACACAGTTTCTGATAAAGCGCTTTGATTCTTGGCAAATCCTTATGCGCATAGCTGAGAAAAATTCTTGGCTTCTCACTCTTCAATTCTTCGAATATCAGTTAAATAAGCTGATAACCCTGCTATTTATGTTTTCATTTGGTATTACTACTGATTCAGCACATAACGCCATGCTCACTTGTGGCCATTCATAGGAGAAACTTCGACAAATAGATGCAGATGCTAATCTCAAAATTCCAAGATTACGTCCCTGAATGGCCATCAGGTGCAGCAAATGTTAGGTACGCAGGTAAAAACAATTTAAGCAGAAAAAATTAAATGGTTACTCAAGCAGTTCAAAAATAACCGTAATATTCGTATTAAATTCAATGAATTGCTTAATATCAATAAGAGAAGTTGTCGCCTTAAGAAAAGAAACTGCTTCACCTCTCGTCGGCCTCTGACGAGAACGTTGCGTCACTACTTCTAAGATTTCCCCTAATTTTTTCCCAAGATTATCTGCAATGATTTGTGCTTCCTTTTTTGCTTGCTCAAGAGCTCTTATTGATAAGTCATCCAGAGCCTTTTTGCGCTGACTTGATGAAAATGTTGCCCTGAAATCATTAAATCCATTTGACAGGAGTGCAATTTGAAATGCCTCATACTTTTGAATATTATTTAGCGTTACATTTATACCTTGTCTTGTTTGAAAGTATTGTTTTTGTTTTTTATAGTTACGAGCTTTAGATATATTCAGCAATGAATAAGTGACGGAACTATCGGGTATTTCGAATTTTTTGAAAAGGGGTATTAAATCTTTTTCTTTATTTTTATGAAAATCATATGCTTCTTGGGCATTTTGTTTAGTAACATTGAGATTAATTGAAAAGATAATTTCATCAGCAGGTACTTTAATAGCTGAGTAAGTTTGTACTTTCACGGTGGTTTGTGTAGTTTCTTGTGCAGTAACAGAATTTGCAAACAAACTACAAGAGGGTTTTCAAGAAAATAATGATTTAAGATTAATGTTATTAGGAAAAAGGATTAGTTAATAAATTAAAATTTCTTTTTCAATATGGAGTATTTTTTTCGATTTATTATTGAATTA contains:
- a CDS encoding SIMPL domain-containing protein; this translates as MFANSVTAQETTQTTVKVQTYSAIKVPADEIIFSINLNVTKQNAQEAYDFHKNKEKDLIPLFKKFEIPDSSVTYSLLNISKARNYKKQKQYFQTRQGINVTLNNIQKYEAFQIALLSNGFNDFRATFSSSQRKKALDDLSIRALEQAKKEAQIIADNLGKKLGEILEVVTQRSRQRPTRGEAVSFLKATTSLIDIKQFIEFNTNITVIFELLE
- a CDS encoding tyrosine-type recombinase/integrase — translated: MAVAAAQFFNHIDAFVDYRKTIYETSGETIRSNCIDLNLFRDFVKERKTEFIDGPTVMSFQYHLKKQRNNSGPSINRKIFTLRSYGHFLRLQEVPKADKLPFYDVLKVRGGYRQRPDALTHEQLKELFDSIDRTSFLGIRDYAVYALMYDLGLRVGEIYKLNVEDIDLKKKTLTVLGKGKRRRELYLNPEMLQVLSEWLAVRHNFKNSKLTRALFISKKGNRLAIRTTEDNMRKLVDRLDFKLHFRVTCHTLRHTFASHLNDNGEDILVIQSLLGHASPRSTRIYIHPSQQRIREALEKLPGVIYLNQLLDAGVLNLNFQPQHRQRE
- a CDS encoding TIR domain-containing protein, with product MKSEKPRIFLSYAHKDLPRIKALYQKLCQAGFKPWMDSQDMAGGEDWSDAIKAAIKESALFLACLSRHSMNYQGIVQDEFREALEEWRNKLSASNHLIPVRLEDYATPLVHEFSNSHRIDLYKQGGFKKLIRSLSEALKGIVQPVVLRSQPINNLAREDMQKMLKERIFFDCRENWKAEGIQHIYKRITSRTRKLMIDHTTGLLWQQSGSKEAAKNLTKARKYITALNNEKYGGYDNWRLPTLEEAMSLTEPMKNDEGLCINTDFDVTQDRIWTADQRNASSSWTVDFNHGYCNVNHADWLYYVRAAH